Within Runella rosea, the genomic segment CGTATTGGTAATAGTAAAAGCGGTAAGCGAAGCCGATTTCCCTTGGTGGTTGTTTTCAATGATTTCCCAACTGATTTTTAACGGGGGAGCGGTTAATTGCGCCCACAAAGCGGAAGAAATCAATAAAAGCGTCGGTAGAATGTAACGAATCATTTGGAATGGAGCAGTTAGAAAAGGAATACGATGAGTTGATGAAACGCAAAAGTAAATGAACATTGCTGTTTTTTAACAAATCGTTTTGTAAAAAACCAAACGTACCCCATTTTGCAATTGATTTCACTTCTCTCAAAAACGCCCATGAACAACCCTAAAAACCAAATGCTCCTTGAGCCCGTTTTTCCGTCCGATTATCCTGAAGTTACCGAGGTTTGGGAGGCATCGGTGCGGGCAACTCATCACTTCCTATCCGAGGACGATATTCTTTATTTTAAACCCTTGATTCTGAATGAGTACCTGAAAGCCGTCGATTTGGTCTGCACCAAAGACACAACGGGACGGATTCTGGGCTTTATGGGCGTCCACGGCGATAGCCTTGAAATGCTTTTTATTCATCCCGACGCGCGCGGCAAAGGCATTGGAAGTCAATTTATTTATCATGCCATCCATCACTTAAACGTACGAAAAGTGGATGTAAATGAGCAAAATCCGCAAGCATTAGGATTTTATGAACACATGGGTTTTGTGGTTGTGAGCCGCTCGGAACTTGATGGTTTGGGTAAGCCCTACCCGATTTTGCACATGGAATTGAAATAGGCGGCCGATGTAGCAAAAAAAGAGGCCAAAAACGATTCGTTTCTGGCCTTTGATGCATTAATGGGTGTTTATTTTCGTTATATCTTGTTTCGTCCTGCGATTAAACTCAATAAAAACAACACAATCGCAATGTAGAATACTATTTTGGCCAAGCCAGCAGCACTTGCTGCAATACCGCCAAATCCTAAAACAGCCGCAATGAGGGCTACAACTAACAAAATTACAGTCCAGCGTATCATAGTAGTAAGGTCGTTTTGAAGTTAGAATAGTTATTAAACTACCCTATTCCTTAAAATGCTATGACCAGCCCTATTTTGGGGAATATTCCCTATTTATTGCCGAAAACACGCCTATCTTTCAACAAAGTGTAGAAAAAAGTCCACACTTTTATGCAGACCCTGCGCGTACTACCGCCACTGTTACCAGCAGTTGCCCCACATGCCGCTGGGTATGCTCTGCCGCGTGAAAAAGCAATCCCAATACAGTCGAGGGGATTTGGGAGCGCCCTACTCCTCGAATATCGGTGAGCGTCTCAGGGTTTGTACGTTGAATTTGGGCCAATGCCCGCTCTATCTGTTGACTGAATAATTGCAACAACGCATCAAACGTTTCCGCATTTTCCTGCGGTTTACCTTCGTTGGCGAGCCATTGCAACTGCGCCGCATTCAAGGGTTCAGCCCGAGCGTAGGTAAAAAGCCGGTCGAGGACCCCCGTCAGGTGTTGCAAGTGAAACCCAACCGAAGCGACTCCTACGGGGCGTTCCCAGAGTTTATTTTCGGGAAAATCTTTCGCCAACGCCTGCACTTCTTCACGAGCCTGCAATAGCGCATGGGCTACTGGTTGTAGCAAAGCAGGAATTTCAGGAAGCGGCCCCCTCAGCCACACTTCACGGTTATCAATGGGCGTCATAGAAATTGTTTTTTGAGTTATAAAACATACCACGGGTAACTCGTCCGCTGTTCAGTTTTTTTAGCTGACAAATATCACCTCACTCTTCGTAGAAGGTCATTCTATAATGATTTTCTAGCGGCAATCTTTGAATTACTGTTTACAAAACCCCTTTATTGCCATGATAAAAGCACTCAGATTTACGGCTATTTTTCTACTCCTGTTCAATGGCATCGGTGCGCTCTATGGCGGTGGCCTGTTGATTCTTGACCCCACGGGCGACAAATTGCAACTTCCTTTAAGCTACCTCCAACACGCTCCGTTCAAAGATTACCTCATTCCAGGCATTGTGCTTTTCCTCGCCAATGGCGTTTTGAGCTGTGTTGTGTGTATCCTCACATTTACTCACCACAGGCGCTATGCCCATTTCATCATTTTGCAAGGGGTAATTCTGAGCGGCTGGATTCTCATTCAGGTGTTGATGGTCCAAACGGTTTATCAACTGCACTATATCATGGGGGCCGTTGGCCTTGCACTCATGGGAGCAGGAAGTCTCTTACTTTTAAAAGACATTTCAAAACAGCAACTCCAATAATTAAGCCTCCACAATGCTTTCTAAATCGGCGGGAGAATAAAAAATGGACTTCAAAGTCTTGTTATCGGCGGTTCGGTACACGAGGTATTTTCCGCTGTCTTCTTTATAATAACATTCCGTGCCTTTAGCCTCAAAATGCTTAACGGTAGCTTCTGCTTCTTCGATGGTATTGCAAGCTTTGCTCATGTTTGAGCGTTGTACTTCATCAAACAGGGCTTTGAACTTGCTCCCCAATCCAAACTCCAACACCGCCCCCGACAAAACGTACTGAATATCGGCCAAGGCATCGGCCACACCCACGATGTCTTTCTCCAAAATCGCCACTTCTAGCTCTTTCAGTTCTTCAGCAATCAAGGCCACACGCAGGTTGCAGCGGTCTTGGGACGGAATTTGGGGTGTATCTAAAATAGGGTGTTTGAAAGTGCGGTGAAACTCAGCAACTTGATTGAGGCAGTCTAATTGTTCCATTG encodes:
- a CDS encoding DUF1328 domain-containing protein produces the protein MIRWTVILLVVALIAAVLGFGGIAASAAGLAKIVFYIAIVLFLLSLIAGRNKI
- a CDS encoding nucleoside triphosphate pyrophosphohydrolase family protein is translated as MEQLDCLNQVAEFHRTFKHPILDTPQIPSQDRCNLRVALIAEELKELEVAILEKDIVGVADALADIQYVLSGAVLEFGLGSKFKALFDEVQRSNMSKACNTIEEAEATVKHFEAKGTECYYKEDSGKYLVYRTADNKTLKSIFYSPADLESIVEA
- a CDS encoding GNAT family N-acetyltransferase, whose amino-acid sequence is MNNPKNQMLLEPVFPSDYPEVTEVWEASVRATHHFLSEDDILYFKPLILNEYLKAVDLVCTKDTTGRILGFMGVHGDSLEMLFIHPDARGKGIGSQFIYHAIHHLNVRKVDVNEQNPQALGFYEHMGFVVVSRSELDGLGKPYPILHMELK
- a CDS encoding DinB family protein, yielding MTPIDNREVWLRGPLPEIPALLQPVAHALLQAREEVQALAKDFPENKLWERPVGVASVGFHLQHLTGVLDRLFTYARAEPLNAAQLQWLANEGKPQENAETFDALLQLFSQQIERALAQIQRTNPETLTDIRGVGRSQIPSTVLGLLFHAAEHTQRHVGQLLVTVAVVRAGSA